The Gemmatimonadaceae bacterium genomic sequence CTGAGCGCCATCGGGGCGTCGATCGATCCCGCGCGTGCCATGTCGTCGCTGAGTGTGGCGGAGCAGCAGGTGGTGCAGATCGCCGCCGCCGTGGGCGCCGGCGCCAAGGTCATCATCTTTGACGAGCCGACCAGCAGCTTGGGCGAGACGGAAGCCGAGGCGCTGTATGCGTTGATCCGCTCGCTGCGGGATCGTGGCGTGACGCAGCTGTTCGTGTCGCACCGCATGCCGGAGATCTTCGCGTTGTGCGACCACATCACGGTGCTGCGCGACGGGCAGCATGTGGCCACACAGCCCACCACGTCGCTCGACGAGGCGGCGCTGGTGCGGCAGATGATCGGCCGCGAACTGCAGGCGTATGTGGCGCCGCCGGTGCAGCATGCGCTGGGCGCCGAACGGTTGCGTGTGGCGCGGCTCTCGAGCGCGGGGCATTTTCGCGAGGTGAGCTTTGCGGTGCGCGCGGGCGAGATCGTGGGGCTCGCGGGGCTCGTGGGTGCTGGGCGCTCGGAGGTGGCGCGCGCGATCTTCGGGCTCGACGCGCGCGCGACGGGCGATGTGTTCGTGGATGGCGCGCGCGTGCAGATCCGCACGCCGCAGGATGCCGTGAAGCTCGGCATCGGGTTCGTGCCCGAGGACCGCAAGAAGCAGGGGCTCGTGCTTGGCATGCGGGCGCGCGAGAACTCCACGCTGCCCATTCTGCGGCGCTTTGCGAAGGCCGGGCTGGTGGATCGCGCGGCGGAATCGCGAGCGGTGGACGCGGCCTTTGGTCGGGTGGCGTTCCGCCGCGGTGGAGAGATCACGGTCGCGAGCCTGAGCGGCGGCAATCAGCAGAAGGTCGTGCTGGCCAAGTGGCTCACGGCATCGAGCGAGATCCTCATCCTCGATGAACCGACCCGCGGCGTGGATGTCGGTGCCAAGGCGGAACTGCATGCGTGGATCGCCCAGCGCGCGGCGGAGGGGGCGGCGATTTTGCTGATCTCGTCGGAGCTGCCCGAGCTGCTCGGCCTCGCGTCGCGCGTGCTGGTACTGCGTGAGGGGTCGCTGCGCGGCGAGCTGTCGCGTGAGGCGGCAACGCAGGATGCGGTGCTGCGGCTCATGACCGGGCTCGGCGCGGCGTAGCTCGGTGCGATTTTTTGAACTGATCGCACAGAGGACACAGAGTCACAGAGGTCACTGGGGCGCGTTTCGAATCGATCGAAGCGCGCCTCTGTGTTCTCTGTGGCTCAGTGTCCTCTGTGTGATCAGTTCACATCCCTCCACGTAGAGCACGCGCCCGTCTACCGGCGCACCACCCGAAGCCCGTAAATAGGTACGATGCGCGCGCCTTCAATGCGCACGGTCAGCACCGACTTGCCACGTGAGAGCTCCGCAGGCAGTTCGTAGGTGGCGTCGTAGAAGCCCGACGCGTGCGGATTCGGCTTCGGGGCCACGACCTGGGTGCCGTCCACACGAATCGCGAAGT encodes the following:
- a CDS encoding sugar ABC transporter ATP-binding protein, with product MSTPRIRFRGITKRFPGNVALRDVSFEVGVGSCHAICGENGAGKSTLGRILAGIHHADEGTIELDGQAVHFATPRDALAAGVAMVHQELAFCENLTVADNLSLGVLPRKFGFVDTAALRARARELLSAIGASIDPARAMSSLSVAEQQVVQIAAAVGAGAKVIIFDEPTSSLGETEAEALYALIRSLRDRGVTQLFVSHRMPEIFALCDHITVLRDGQHVATQPTTSLDEAALVRQMIGRELQAYVAPPVQHALGAERLRVARLSSAGHFREVSFAVRAGEIVGLAGLVGAGRSEVARAIFGLDARATGDVFVDGARVQIRTPQDAVKLGIGFVPEDRKKQGLVLGMRARENSTLPILRRFAKAGLVDRAAESRAVDAAFGRVAFRRGGEITVASLSGGNQQKVVLAKWLTASSEILILDEPTRGVDVGAKAELHAWIAQRAAEGAAILLISSELPELLGLASRVLVLREGSLRGELSREAATQDAVLRLMTGLGAA